The following coding sequences lie in one Vidua chalybeata isolate OUT-0048 chromosome 16, bVidCha1 merged haplotype, whole genome shotgun sequence genomic window:
- the PPL gene encoding periplakin, whose amino-acid sequence MHSLFRKRNKGKYSPSVQKKSISSKELTELIERLQKNADQVEKNIVETDSRMQNDLHKIKACQLAQYKELTAQKLSESDKLLYVLDGDAAVARHMKHPQGDMITEDIRQLKERVENLRVKHGQIYNFPLQHIEPQVDWSTVIEEKQDALSSKGFGTDLPLVNSQVEEHNIFHNEVMAIGPHIVKEGSKENMSDFQTKYQKLLAGSQQRQQDLNSLQDYMQRCTNKLYWLDQQAKDRTHYDWSDHNLDYPSRRRQYENFIHRKLEEKEEAINKLHADGDQLLAQNHPGKNAIEAHIEAVHADWKEYLNLLICEESHLKFMEDFHKFQKDTKDAQELLKKVDTDLDLKFSPEFKDRYQLESLLRELDDQEKALDKYEAVVKSLQERSQQVLPLRYRRQPPPQPIPVEALCEYEGEQGQISRGAHYTLHRNSGDVWEVADSAGDTISAPGVCFMIPPPDPEAIALADQIAKLYVTVKEKTNNCKNVLQQRYEGLKADSIGDAASVRGRQLLAGLEKVNSDLDKQEKAITANLRPPLEQSRAVQDSTERSKDLKNITNEVRRIEPEKARKIQECEAFIESVPNTGSATLVRNKVENTNKKYERVVQLLSAAQEKVEVATSLERSLQQGRDLLSAYENKLVIDDTVPEDLRVVDRKKEELLAMGSELQSKKFLLSEAEQNLQRTKTCSNTLASKFQEHCPDIERQEAELYKLNQRFNNLSKQIDHRTQTLQKAKSAYSNYRTNYDKVNQFLCNIPNYEPQETDNIQQVEMKLKSQAALLSDIASKEQEVQKVSATAQQYQQAVKDYELEAEKLRSILDLENGRNGYTSKKPRLQSPAAKVKEEEAVLAAKYTEVNAVNKQRLQNLEFAQSLLRQQPEIQVTQDSAQTKKSVRPVEEVWKLKKELEDETQRRQQLEAEIEAIQNNIVHLQNQKPQETVVKKELVKKVPDPQLEESFHRLQQNLAEEQRKNQALQDELEALKIRLRVLEHEKREGGQEYIVKEVLRIEQDKAQAAEILKLKEELEELRRQEGTRESEVILLRQQIAVLSSEKNKEQEKVTEKEVLKLQNDPQLEMEFRMLQETKERESALRQKHEEELSFLQDKLKRLEKERAIAEGKITVKEVLKVEKDLAIEREVNELRHQYEDEKSKGRSNEREKAELLRKIQLLEEENSKVVVQEKVREIVRPDPKAENEVANLRLELVEQERRYRGGDEQLKSCQNELAALKNRGPLVEVKEVIKEVIKYKNDPETEKELQRLREEIIERTRAIERADLEIYQLKQEIQALKDTKPQVQMKEVVQEILQFREDPKTREEVESLRVQLADEQMKHIDLERERLLQEEKVRLKEEELSQVKEKVVQQEVVKYEQDPALKAEVNSFSQSIESELKQIDSLREELRKLQRRRSELERQLEELEKERQARREAELEVQRLRIRLNELEEQERETTERVTVKQKVILQQDPQQEKEHSLLKLELEEEKHRRQVLQTELEALRKKLLSLEKMEVKEKVVFSESVQVDKGDTEYEIQKLKSNLEEESRRKRELDADLNRLETRLSEVEFNNSKSSKELDLLREENHKLHLEKQNLLMETRRLQSEIELTATEAQDLRNMTHVDSGINLDSRFQALERELEDLKQLSREKDAEIEQLQNRLKTVAIKREQRENHLRRSIVVIDPDTGKEMSPEEAHVFGLIEWSLFVKLKSQECDWEEISIKGPNGESSVILDRKSGRKFSIEDALKSGRLTTAQYDSYLNKEMSIQELAVLVSGSNYTALAPL is encoded by the exons CATCTCCAGCAAAGAGCTGACCGAGCTCATCGAGCGCCTGCAGAAAAATGCTGACCAGGTGGAGAAAAACATCGTGGAGACCGACTCCCGAATGCAAAAT GACCTGCACAAGATCAAGGCGTGCCAGCTGGCACAGTACAAGGAGCTGACAGCACAGAAACTCTCCGAGTCCGACAAGCTGCTCTACGTGCTGGACGGGGACGCGGCCGTGGCCCGGCACATGAAGCACCCCCAGGGGGACATGATCACAGAGGA catCCGGCAGCTGAAGGAACGCGTGGAAAACCTGCGTGTGAAACATGGCCAGATCTACAACTTCCCCCTGCAGCACATCGAGCCCCAGGTCGACTGGTCAACAGTGATCGAGGAGAAACAG GATGCCCTGAGCAGCAAAGGCTTTGGGACTGACCTGCCACTGGTCAACAGCCAAGTAGAAGAGCACAACATCTTCCACAACGAGGTCATGGCCATCGGGCCACACATCGTCAAGGAAGGAAGCAAG GAAAACATGAGCGACTTCCAAACCAAATACCAGAAGCTGCTG GCCGGCTCCCAGCAGCGGCAGCAGGACCTGAACTCGCTGCAGGATTACATGCAGCGCTGCACCAACAAGCTCTACTGGCTGGATCAGCAGGCCAAGGACAGGACCCATTACGACTGGAGCGACCACAACTTGGACTACCCCAGCCGGCGCCGCCAGTATGAG AACTTCATCCACCggaagctggaggagaaggaggaggccATCAACAAGCTGCATGCTGATGGGGATCAGCTGCTGGCCCAGAACCACCCTGGGAAGAATGCCATCGAG gctcaCATTGAGGCCGTGCACGCCGACTGGAAGGAGTACCTGAACCTGCTGATCTGCGAGGAGAGCCACCTGAAGTTCATGGAAGACTTCCACAAG TTTCAGAAGGACACCAAGGATGCTCAGGAGCTTTTGAAGAAGGTGGATACAGACCTGGACCTAAAATTCAGCCCGGAGTTTAAGGACAGATACCAGCTGGAGTCTCTCCTCCGGGAGCTGGAT GACCAGGAGAAGGCCCTGGACAAGTACGAGGCCGTGGTGAAGTCGCTGCAGGAGCGCAGCCAGCAGGTCCTGCCCTTGCGCTACCGCCGgcagccgccgccgcagccCATCCCCGTGGAGGCGCTCTGCGAGTACGAGGGCGAGCAG GGCCAGATCAGCCGCGGAGCCCACTACACCCTGCACAGGAACAGCGGCGACGTTTGGGAAGTGGCCGACAGCGCAGGAGACACCATCAGCGCCCCCGGGGTCTGCTTCATGATCCCCCCGCCCGACCCAGAAGCGATAGCCCTGGCAGACCA AATTGCCAAGCTCTATGTGACCGTGAAGGAGAAGACCAACAACTGCAAGAACGTTCTCCAGCAGCGCTATGAGGGGCTGAAGGCAGACAGCATTGGag ATGCTGCATCAGTTCGGGGAcgccagctcctggcagggctggagaaagTCAACAGTGACCTGGACAAGCAGGAGAAAGCAATAACAGCAAACCTGCGCCCGCCGCTGGAGCAGAGCCGGGCAGTGCAGGACAGCACCGAGCGCTCCAAGGACCTCAAG AACATCACCAACGAGGTCCGTCGGATCGAGCCTGAGAAAGCGAGGAAGATCCAGGAGTGCGAGGCCTTCATCGAATCCGTGCCCAACACGGGCAGCGCGACCCTGGTGAGGAACAAGGTGGAGAACACCAATAAGAAGTACGAGCGCGTGGTGCAGCTGCTCAGCGCTGCCCAGGAGAA AGTTGAGGTGGCCAcaagcctggagaggagcctcCAGCAAGGCCGAGACCTGCTGTCAGCCTATGAGAACAAGCTGGTCATAGATGACACGGTACCGGAGGACTTGAGGGTGGTggacaggaagaaggaagagctgctg GCCATGGGCAGTGAGCTCCAGTCCAAGAAGTTCCTGCTCAGTGAGGCTGAGCAGAACCTGCAGAGGACCAAGACGTGCTCCAACACCCTGGCCAGCAAGTTCCAGGAGCACTGCCCTGACATCGAGCGCCAGGAGGCAGAGCTCTACAAGCTCAACCAGCGCTTCAACAACCTCAGCAAGCAGATCGACCACAG AACACAAActctgcagaaagcaaaaagtGCCTACTCCAACTACCGCACCAACTACGACAAGGTGAACCAGTTCCTGTGCAACATCCCCAACTACGAGCCCCAGGAGACTGACAACATCCAGCAAGTGGAGATGAAGCTCAAGAGCCAAGCG GCACTGCTCAGTGACATTGCAAGCAAGGAACAGGAGGTGCAGAAGGTctctgccacagctcagcagtACCAGCAGGCAGTGAAG GACTACGAGTTGGAAGCTGAGAAGCTGCGGTCCATCCTGGACCTCGAGAATGGCCGGAATGGCTACACCAGCAAGAAGCCCAGGCTGCAGTCCCCAGCTGCCAAAGTGAAGGAGGAG GAAGCTGTTCTGGCAGCCAAATACACAGAAGTGAACGCTGTGAAcaagcagaggctgcagaaccTGGAGTTCGCCCAGAGCCTCCTGCGGCAG CAGCCAGAGATTCAGGTGACACAAGACTCTGCCCAGACCAAAAAGTCTGTAAGACCTGTGGAAGAAGTCTGGAAGTTGAAGAAAGAGCTTGAGGATGAGACTCAGCGTCGACAACAGCTCGAGGCAGAGATTGAAGCCATTCAAAACAACATTGTCCACCTGCAAAACCAGAAGCCCCAAGAAACTGTGGTGAAGAAAGAACTGGTGAAGAAGGTGCCTGACCCCCAGCTGGAGGAGAGTTTCCACAGACTGCAGCAAAacctggcagaggagcagcgCAAGAACCAGGCGCTCCAGGATGAGCTGGAGGCTCTTAAAATCCGGCTGCGAGTCCTGGAGCATgagaagagggaaggagggcaggagtACATAGTGAAAGAGGTGCTGAGGATTGAACAAGATAAGGCTCAAgctgctgaaatcctgaaaCTCAAAGAGGAACTGGAAGAGCTCAGGAGGCAGGAAGGGACCAGGGAGAGTGAAGTCATCCTCTTACGGCAACAAATTGCTGTGCTGTCCAGTGAGAAGAACAAAGAGCAGGAGAAGGTGACAGAGAAGGAGGTGCTGAAGCTGCAGAATGATCCCCAGCTGGAGATGGAATTCCGGATGTTGCAGGAGACCAAGGAGAGGGAGAGTGCCCTTCGGCAGAAGCACGAGGAAGAGCTCAGCTTCCTCCAGGACAAGCTCAAGCGTCTGGAGAAGGAACGGGCCATCGCCGAGGGCAAAATCACCGTCAAGGAGGTGCTGAAGGTGGAGAAAGATTTGGCCATTGAGAGGGAGGTGAATGAGCTCCGGCACCAGTACGAAGATGAGAAGTCCAAGGGCCGCTCCAATGAGCGGGAAAAGGCTGAACTGCTCAGGAAgatccagctgctggaggaggagaactcCAAGGTGGTTGTTCAGGAGAAAGTACGTGAGATTGTGCGCCCAGACCCCAAGGCTGAGAACGAAGTTGCCAACCTTCGCTTGGAGCTGGTAGAGCAGGAGAGAAGGTACCGCGGTGGGGACGAACAGCTGAAGAGCTGCCAGAATGAGCTGGCTGCTCTGAAGAACAGAGGGCCCCTGGTAGAAGTCAAAGAAGTCATTAAGGAGGTCATTAAATACAAGAATGATCCAGAAACCGAAAAGGAGCTACAGCGACTCCGGGAGGAAATCATAGAGAGGACCAGAGCTATCGAAAGAGCTGACCTGGAGATCTACCAGCTGAAACAAGAGATACAAGCTTTGAAAGACACCAAACCTCAAGTGCAAATGAAGGAAGTTGTTCAAGAAATCCTCCAGTTTCGGGAAGACCCCAAGACTAGAGAGGAGGTAGAGTCGCTGCGAGTGCAGCTGGCAGATGAACAAATGAAGCACATCGACCTGGAGAGGGAACGGCTTctccaagaagaaaaagtaagacTGAAGGAGGAAGAACTTTCCCAAGTGAAGGAGAAAGTGGTCCAGCAGGAAGTAGTGAAGTATGAGCAGGATCCTGCCTTGAAAGCTGAGGTGAACTCCTTCTCCCAGAGCATCGAGAGCGAACTGAAACAGATTGACAGCCTCCGTGAAGAGCTGCGCAAGCTGCAGAGGAGACGCTCCGAGCTGGAGCGGCAGCTcgaggagctggagaaggagagacAGGCCCGCAGGGAGGCCGAGCTGGAGGTGCAGAGGCTCAGGATCCGGCTGAACGAGCTGGaagaacaggaaagagaaacGACAGAACGAGTGACTGTGAAACAGAAAGTGATCCTTCAGCAAGATCCCCAGCAAGAGAAGGAGCACTCCCTCCTCAAGCTGGAGTTAGAAGAAGAGAAGCACCGCAGACAAGTCCTGCAAACTGAGCTAGAAGCCCTGAGAAAGAAGCTCCTTTCTTTGGAGAAGATGGAGGTCAAGGAGAAAGTGGTCTTTTCAGAGAGTGTCCAAGTGGACAAAGGAGACACGGAGTACGAGATTCAAAAGCTGAAGAGCAACCTGGAGGAAGAAAGTAGGCGCAAGAGGGAGCTGGATGCAGATCTCAACCGCCTGGAAACCAGGCTGTCTGAGGTGGAATTCAACAACTCCAAGTCGTCAAAGGAGCTAGACTTGTTAAGGGAGGAAAACCACAAACTCCACCTCGAGAAACAGAACCTACTGATGGAAACAAGGAGACTGCAGTCAGAGATTGAACTCACTGCAACAGAAGCTCAGGATTTGAGAAACATGACCCATGTGGACAGTGGAATAAACCTGGACTCCAGGTTCCAAGCTTTAGAAAGAGAGTTAGAGGATCTGAAGCAGTTATCCAGAGAAAAAGATGCAGAGATTGAGCAACTCCAGAATCGCCTGAAGACAGTGGCCATCAAGAGGGAGCAACGAGAGAACCACCTGAGGCGCTCCATCGTGGTCATTGACCCCGACACGGGAAAAGAGATGTCTCCAGAGGAAGCTCACGTGTTCGGCCTCATTGAATGGAGCCTGTTTGTCAAACTGAAGAGCCAGGAATGTGACTGGGAGGAGATCTCAATAAAGGGTCCCAACGGGGAATCGTCTGTGATCCTCGACAGGAAGTCTGGCAGGAAGTTCTCCATCGAGGACGCCCTGAAGAGCGGGAGGCTCACCACAGCCCAGTACGACAGTTACCTCAACAAGGAGATGTCCATCCAGGAGCTGGCAGTCTTGGTGTCCGGAAGCAATTACACAGCGCTCGCTCCACTTTAG